In one window of Thermodesulfobacteriota bacterium DNA:
- a CDS encoding Na+/H+ antiporter subunit E: protein MSFVLTAIIMFAFWLLLSGEFAPILLGAGAVSSLLVAYISHDMLFGNVRFSVLAGRFWRFLLYLPWLFKEIVVANFDLVYRTLHPGMPIDPEVTRFQTGLNTDTGITMLANSITLTPGTVTMEARSDGSFTVHSLVRGSDAEDMERRIKRIEGGA, encoded by the coding sequence ATGAGCTTTGTGCTGACTGCAATAATAATGTTCGCCTTCTGGCTGCTCCTTTCCGGGGAGTTCGCTCCCATTCTACTCGGCGCCGGGGCGGTATCCTCTCTCCTGGTGGCTTACATCTCCCACGACATGCTCTTCGGGAATGTCCGTTTCAGCGTGCTGGCGGGCCGGTTCTGGCGCTTCCTCCTTTATCTCCCCTGGCTCTTCAAGGAAATAGTGGTCGCGAACTTCGACCTCGTATACAGGACCCTCCACCCCGGGATGCCCATAGACCCCGAGGTCACGAGGTTCCAGACCGGCCTCAACACGGACACCGGGATCACGATGCTCGCCAACTCCATCACGCTTACGCCTGGCACGGTCACGATGGAGGCCAGGTCCGACGGCTCCTTCACCGTGCATTCGCTCGTGCGCGGCTCCGACGCAGAAGACATGGAGAGGCGCATCAAAAGAATAGAGGGGGGCGCGTAG
- a CDS encoding monovalent cation/H+ antiporter complex subunit F — translation MFTGAALVVVFAAVLVLYRAIKGPRVYDRLLAVNVIGTKTVILMALIGFMYERPYFLDVALVYALINFIATIAFLKYRELGRLD, via the coding sequence ATGTTCACTGGAGCCGCCCTCGTGGTGGTGTTCGCAGCGGTGCTAGTCCTTTACAGGGCGATAAAGGGGCCCAGGGTCTACGACAGGCTCCTGGCAGTGAACGTCATCGGCACGAAAACGGTCATACTCATGGCGCTTATCGGCTTCATGTACGAGCGTCCGTATTTCCTGGACGTCGCGCTCGTGTACGCGCTCATAAACTTCATAGCCACAATAGCTTTTCTCAAGTACAGGGAATTGGGGAGGCTTGACTGA
- the mnhG gene encoding monovalent cation/H(+) antiporter subunit G, which translates to MDLRVVLAGLFIAAGCFFLIVAAIGILRFPDFYTRMHPAGKADTLGQALIIAGLIIYWGINLVSVKLLIIALFLMVANPTAAYALANAAYSSGIKPWKKGEERR; encoded by the coding sequence ATGGACCTGAGGGTGGTTCTGGCGGGGCTCTTCATAGCAGCAGGGTGTTTTTTCCTAATCGTAGCCGCGATCGGCATACTAAGGTTCCCGGACTTCTACACCCGCATGCACCCCGCCGGAAAGGCCGACACGCTCGGCCAGGCCCTCATCATAGCGGGCCTCATCATCTACTGGGGCATAAACCTCGTAAGCGTGAAGCTGCTCATCATCGCGCTCTTCCTCATGGTGGCCAATCCCACCGCGGCGTACGCCCTTGCTAACGCGGCCTACTCCTCGGGGATAAAGCCGTGGAAAAAGGGGGAGGAGCGGAGATGA
- a CDS encoding DUF4040 domain-containing protein — MGGIIIDIVLLFFLVVCALAAVRMKDLLSATVVLGAYSLIMAVIWTVLNAVDVAFTEASVGAGITTVLLLAALSRTRRGEAGFDSAPKRKVVTGFRPGNLVLFLVAVFTFAMLVYGSTDLPAFGDPEAPIHTHVAPRYIESAYKETGVINLVTAVLASYRGYDTLGETTVIFTAGLAVIVLLRRTRE, encoded by the coding sequence ATGGGCGGAATAATAATCGACATCGTGCTCCTTTTCTTCCTGGTCGTCTGCGCTCTCGCCGCGGTCAGGATGAAGGACCTCCTTAGCGCCACTGTGGTGCTTGGCGCCTACAGCCTCATCATGGCCGTCATCTGGACCGTGCTGAACGCGGTCGACGTCGCGTTTACCGAGGCGTCGGTCGGCGCCGGCATAACGACGGTCCTCCTGCTTGCGGCGCTAAGCAGGACCAGGAGGGGCGAGGCGGGGTTCGACAGCGCGCCCAAAAGAAAGGTCGTGACCGGCTTCAGGCCCGGGAACCTGGTCCTCTTCCTCGTGGCCGTATTCACGTTCGCCATGCTTGTCTACGGCTCTACCGACCTGCCTGCTTTCGGCGACCCTGAAGCCCCGATCCATACCCATGTCGCGCCGCGCTATATCGAGAGCGCCTATAAGGAGACCGGGGTCATCAACCTCGTGACCGCGGTGCTGGCGAGCTACAGGGGATATGACACCCTCGGGGAGACCACGGTCATCTTCACGGCAGGCCTGGCGGTCATAGTCCTCCTCAGGAGGACCCGGGAATGA
- a CDS encoding Na(+)/H(+) antiporter subunit B has translation MKEHVVSKTVAKLLIPFIQLYALYVLAHGENGPGGGFQAGVIFGAALILYVICFGIDEGRRRFSEKTGDILKSLGVLIFAGIGIACLWAGGAYLEYAALPLGAPKLASHLGIFGIEIGVGIAVAGVMITIFFETARKDEDD, from the coding sequence ATGAAAGAGCATGTGGTATCGAAAACGGTCGCCAAGCTTCTTATACCGTTCATACAGCTCTATGCCCTGTACGTCCTGGCCCACGGCGAAAACGGCCCGGGCGGAGGGTTCCAGGCGGGCGTCATCTTCGGCGCCGCCCTCATCCTCTACGTGATCTGCTTCGGCATCGACGAGGGGAGGAGAAGGTTTTCGGAGAAGACGGGTGACATACTGAAGTCGCTCGGCGTCCTCATATTCGCGGGCATCGGCATTGCCTGCCTGTGGGCCGGGGGCGCTTACCTCGAGTACGCGGCCCTGCCGCTCGGCGCTCCCAAGCTCGCAAGCCATTTGGGGATATTCGGCATCGAGATAGGCGTCGGGATAGCCGTCGCCGGGGTCATGATAACCATATTCTTCGAGACCGCGAGGAAGGACGAGGATGATTGA
- a CDS encoding cation:proton antiporter subunit C produces MIELILGKYNYWICIALMMVGFYAMIAKENLIKKVIGMNIFQTAVFLFYVSGAKVNGGTAPILTEGAKLYDNPLPHTLMLTGIVVGVSTTAVALALIIRIYKAFGTIEEDEILKMREKDG; encoded by the coding sequence ATGATTGAGCTCATCCTGGGCAAGTACAATTACTGGATATGCATTGCCCTCATGATGGTGGGTTTCTACGCCATGATAGCGAAGGAGAACCTCATCAAGAAGGTCATAGGGATGAACATATTCCAGACAGCCGTTTTCCTCTTCTACGTCTCGGGCGCGAAGGTCAACGGCGGCACCGCCCCGATATTGACGGAAGGAGCGAAGCTCTACGACAACCCGCTCCCCCACACCCTGATGCTCACCGGGATAGTCGTGGGCGTAAGCACCACGGCAGTGGCGCTGGCTCTCATAATAAGGATATACAAGGCGTTCGGCACCATAGAGGAAGACGAGATACTGAAGATGCGGGAAAAGGACGGATAG
- a CDS encoding monovalent cation/H+ antiporter subunit D family protein: MLADNYPILVIVIPLIAAVIAFLAGLLKKELAWYVTALACLSSFLMAMSMLLSVLGGETISYRLGGWEPPWGIEYVVDYLSALVLAIVTFIALAVTLYAKRSVEHEIVPGKHAPFYALYLLMVAGLLGMTITGDVFNLFVFIEIASISGYALVAMGRSRDALISSFNYLILGTVAATFILIGIGYIYMVTGTLNMADLRIRLPELYDTRAVRTAFAFLTVGLSLKLALFPLHIWLPGAYTHAPSAVSSLLAATATKVGAYVLLRFMFTVFTVDFDLEIVPVTRIFIALSSAAIILGSVLAISQTNLKRMLAYSSVGQIGYIVLGAALVNELGLTGSIIHIFNHALMKGALFMVAGAVVLRTGSEKISDLRGIGRKMPFTMAAFTVGALSMIGVPLTVGFVSKWYLALGALEAGMWFLVPVILVSSLLTAVYFWRIVEAIYFRPYEAAAARPGHAFDGAGRPVSEAPFTMVVPMAVLAALCIVFGVAAHLPVSVAGKAASLLLGS, translated from the coding sequence ATGCTTGCAGACAACTATCCTATCCTCGTAATAGTAATCCCGCTCATAGCGGCCGTAATCGCCTTCCTGGCCGGGCTCCTGAAAAAAGAGCTCGCCTGGTATGTGACCGCCCTCGCGTGCCTGTCGTCCTTTCTCATGGCCATGTCCATGCTCCTTTCCGTCCTCGGCGGCGAAACCATAAGCTACCGTCTCGGCGGGTGGGAGCCGCCCTGGGGCATAGAGTACGTGGTCGACTACCTGAGCGCCCTTGTGCTCGCGATAGTCACCTTCATCGCGCTCGCCGTGACCCTGTACGCGAAGCGGAGCGTCGAGCATGAGATAGTCCCGGGCAAGCATGCGCCGTTCTACGCCCTGTACCTTCTCATGGTAGCGGGCCTCCTCGGCATGACCATAACCGGGGACGTCTTCAACCTGTTCGTATTCATCGAGATCGCGTCGATATCAGGGTACGCGCTCGTGGCGATGGGCCGCAGCCGCGACGCACTCATATCGAGCTTCAATTACCTCATCCTCGGCACCGTGGCCGCCACCTTTATTCTCATAGGAATAGGCTACATCTATATGGTCACCGGCACGCTCAACATGGCGGACCTGCGGATTAGGCTCCCGGAGCTTTACGACACCAGGGCAGTGAGGACCGCTTTCGCCTTCCTCACGGTGGGCCTGAGCCTGAAGCTCGCGCTCTTCCCGCTCCACATATGGCTCCCGGGCGCCTACACGCACGCGCCCTCGGCCGTATCGTCCCTCCTTGCGGCTACAGCCACCAAGGTAGGGGCTTACGTGCTACTGAGGTTCATGTTCACGGTCTTTACCGTGGATTTCGACCTGGAGATAGTGCCGGTAACCAGGATATTCATAGCGCTTTCGTCCGCGGCCATAATACTGGGCTCTGTGCTGGCGATCTCCCAGACGAACCTCAAGAGGATGCTCGCGTATTCGAGCGTGGGACAGATAGGCTATATAGTGCTCGGGGCCGCCCTCGTGAACGAGCTCGGGCTCACCGGGAGCATCATCCACATCTTCAACCACGCGCTGATGAAGGGCGCCCTTTTCATGGTGGCGGGCGCGGTAGTCCTCCGGACCGGTTCCGAGAAGATTTCCGACCTTAGGGGCATTGGGAGAAAGATGCCCTTCACCATGGCCGCGTTCACGGTAGGGGCCCTTTCCATGATAGGGGTGCCCCTGACAGTGGGGTTCGTGAGCAAGTGGTACCTGGCGCTCGGCGCCCTCGAGGCCGGGATGTGGTTCCTGGTGCCCGTGATACTCGTAAGCTCGCTCCTCACGGCGGTCTATTTCTGGAGGATAGTGGAGGCCATATACTTCCGCCCTTACGAGGCGGCCGCCGCCAGGCCGGGGCACGCGTTTGACGGCGCCGGACGGCCCGTAAGCGAGGCGCCTTTCACGATGGTCGTGCCGATGGCGGTCCTGGCCGCGCTCTGCATCGTATTCGGGGTCGCCGCCCACCTGCCGGTCTCGGTCGCAGGCAAGGCCGCGAGCCTTCTACTGGGGAGCTAA
- a CDS encoding monovalent cation/H+ antiporter subunit D family protein, with protein MEIIHSIKPLLAVSVSLAAVLLIGLSSRRPDIRESWTVLAALAKFIIVASMLPEVLSGKSLAIHLATVAPGLEIKLQADALSLAFAATASFLWIITSFYSIGYMRTLNEHAQTRYFMSFALAMSGAMGVAFSANMFTLFIFYEMITFSTFPLVAHKETPEAIQGARRYLVYLLGTSLAFLLFAMFLTYQAAGTLDFSPGGILDGKASDALIAVIFILFIAGITKAGMMPFHSWLPAAMVAPTPASALLHAVAVVKAGVFTVIKVVLFIFGTDVLSRIGLNEALMYFAAATIVISSIVALKQDNLKRRLAYSTISQLSYIVLAVAILTPGGITGSVMHIVAHAFGKITLFFAAGAIYVAHHKTKVSELDGIGRKMPFTMGAFAVGSLSMIGVPPFAGFISKFYIFTGAIEAGHLVVLAVLAVSTVLNACYLLPIVYAAFFKKPAPAPRDYPLKPDLHEAPTLMLIPLVLTAAATLVLFFYPSVFLELAASVAGAGR; from the coding sequence GTGGAGATCATCCATTCCATAAAGCCGCTCCTGGCCGTATCCGTCTCGCTCGCGGCAGTGCTCCTTATCGGGCTCTCGTCGAGGCGTCCGGACATCCGGGAGTCCTGGACGGTCCTGGCCGCCCTGGCCAAGTTCATAATAGTCGCCTCGATGCTGCCGGAGGTCCTCTCGGGCAAGTCCCTTGCCATCCATCTTGCGACGGTGGCCCCCGGGCTCGAGATAAAGCTACAGGCGGACGCGCTTTCGCTCGCCTTCGCGGCCACGGCCTCTTTTCTCTGGATAATCACCTCGTTTTATTCCATAGGGTACATGCGCACGCTGAACGAGCACGCGCAGACCAGGTACTTCATGAGCTTCGCCCTTGCCATGTCCGGCGCCATGGGCGTGGCCTTCTCGGCAAACATGTTCACGCTCTTCATCTTCTACGAGATGATAACCTTCTCGACGTTCCCGCTCGTCGCTCACAAGGAAACCCCCGAGGCCATACAGGGCGCGAGGCGCTATCTCGTCTATCTCCTCGGCACCTCGCTCGCGTTCCTCCTGTTCGCCATGTTCCTCACCTACCAGGCAGCCGGCACGCTGGATTTCAGCCCCGGCGGCATACTCGACGGCAAGGCTTCGGACGCGCTCATAGCGGTCATCTTCATACTTTTTATCGCCGGGATAACCAAGGCCGGCATGATGCCGTTCCATTCGTGGCTGCCCGCCGCCATGGTCGCGCCCACCCCGGCGAGCGCGCTCCTCCATGCCGTGGCGGTCGTGAAGGCCGGGGTCTTCACCGTAATTAAAGTCGTCCTTTTCATATTCGGCACGGACGTGCTCTCCAGGATCGGGCTCAATGAAGCGCTCATGTACTTTGCCGCCGCGACCATAGTCATCTCTTCCATAGTGGCCCTGAAGCAGGACAATTTGAAGAGAAGGCTCGCCTACTCGACGATAAGCCAGCTTTCGTACATAGTGCTGGCCGTGGCCATACTCACGCCCGGGGGCATTACCGGGTCGGTTATGCACATAGTCGCCCACGCCTTCGGCAAGATCACACTCTTTTTCGCAGCCGGGGCCATATATGTGGCCCATCACAAGACCAAAGTAAGCGAGCTCGACGGCATAGGGAGGAAGATGCCATTCACAATGGGCGCCTTCGCCGTGGGGTCGCTATCCATGATAGGCGTGCCGCCTTTCGCGGGCTTCATAAGCAAGTTCTACATCTTTACCGGGGCGATAGAGGCCGGGCACCTCGTGGTGCTCGCGGTTCTTGCCGTCAGCACCGTCTTGAACGCCTGTTACCTCCTCCCGATAGTCTACGCGGCGTTTTTCAAAAAGCCTGCACCGGCCCCGCGCGACTACCCCTTGAAGCCCGACCTGCACGAGGCGCCGACCCTGATGCTCATACCTCTTGTGCTTACGGCGGCGGCGACGCTGGTCTTGTTTTTCTATCCGTCGGTCTTTCTCGAGCTCGCGGCCTCGGTGGCCGGGGCGGGGAGGTAA